A single region of the Streptomyces vilmorinianum genome encodes:
- a CDS encoding purine-cytosine permease family protein, whose product MLQEERAADVGRDEVFQVEGHGIDPIPDAERHGSAKDLFWLWFGSNLTFTYVINGTLAVAFGLSFWQATAVVVIGGLAFFVISAAGLSGVRTGTATLVISRAAFGVRGNWPAGLLNWVVSIGYTIVNTVVGTLALEAFFADLGWDGGHTTRALALLVTLAMTFAVALWGHATVQFAERWMAYALALGFAALLVFVLPGADTSAPAAGPGASGWSLAFVVMLAGPFSYVPMPADYTRYLPRTTSFKALTWSGALGGFLSSVALGVAGVAAATQADMTDAVAGTEGLLPGWFQPLFLALVLGGSVTNSIITLYSSSLNLQVLGIPWSRARAIVISAAVTALGSLGALFLTDFTTSLLSFLSLLIIVFAPWGGVFLADMVLRRCTYDSEALHAGQRGAYWYRSGAHPAGVTALLAGMLFAALTCDSELWTGPLVAPLGGADLTLLGSVVSALVYVLLARRSVTPVGPSHP is encoded by the coding sequence ATGCTGCAAGAGGAGAGAGCGGCGGACGTCGGCCGCGACGAGGTCTTCCAGGTCGAGGGACACGGCATCGACCCCATCCCGGACGCCGAACGGCACGGCAGCGCCAAGGACTTGTTCTGGCTCTGGTTCGGCTCCAACCTCACCTTCACCTACGTGATCAACGGCACCCTCGCCGTCGCCTTCGGCCTCTCCTTCTGGCAGGCCACCGCCGTCGTCGTCATCGGCGGCCTCGCCTTCTTCGTCATCAGCGCCGCCGGACTCAGCGGCGTCCGCACCGGCACCGCCACCCTCGTCATCTCCCGCGCCGCCTTCGGCGTGCGCGGCAACTGGCCCGCCGGACTGCTCAACTGGGTCGTCAGCATCGGCTACACCATCGTCAACACGGTCGTCGGCACCCTCGCCCTCGAAGCCTTCTTCGCCGACCTCGGCTGGGACGGCGGCCACACCACGCGCGCACTCGCCCTGCTCGTCACCCTCGCGATGACCTTCGCCGTCGCGCTGTGGGGCCACGCCACCGTCCAGTTCGCCGAACGCTGGATGGCCTACGCCCTGGCCCTCGGCTTCGCCGCGCTGCTCGTCTTCGTACTCCCCGGTGCCGACACGTCCGCCCCGGCCGCAGGGCCCGGCGCCTCCGGCTGGAGCCTCGCCTTCGTCGTCATGCTCGCGGGCCCCTTCTCGTACGTTCCGATGCCCGCCGACTACACCCGATACCTGCCGCGCACGACCTCCTTCAAGGCCCTCACCTGGAGCGGCGCGCTCGGCGGCTTCCTCTCCTCCGTCGCCCTCGGCGTCGCGGGCGTCGCCGCCGCGACCCAGGCCGACATGACGGACGCGGTCGCGGGCACCGAAGGACTGCTCCCCGGCTGGTTCCAGCCGCTCTTCCTCGCCCTCGTCCTCGGCGGCTCGGTCACCAACTCGATCATCACGCTCTACTCCTCCAGCCTGAACCTCCAGGTCCTCGGCATCCCCTGGAGCCGCGCCCGCGCCATCGTGATCAGCGCCGCCGTCACCGCCCTCGGTTCCCTCGGCGCCCTCTTCCTCACCGACTTCACCACCTCGCTGCTCTCCTTCCTCTCCCTCCTGATCATCGTCTTCGCGCCCTGGGGCGGCGTCTTCCTCGCCGACATGGTGCTGCGCCGCTGCACCTACGACTCCGAAGCGCTGCACGCGGGGCAGCGCGGCGCCTACTGGTACCGCTCCGGCGCGCACCCCGCCGGCGTCACCGCCCTGCTCGCCGGCATGCTCTTCGCCGCCCTGACCTGCGACTCCGAACTCTGGACCGGCCCGCTCGTCGCCCCGCTCGGCGGCGCCGACCTCACCCTCCTCGGCTCCGTCGTCTCGGCACTCGTCTACGTCCTCCTCGCCCGCCGCAGCGTCACGCCCGTGGGTCCGTCACACCCGTAG
- a CDS encoding TetR/AcrR family transcriptional regulator, whose protein sequence is MAGAARRRDGHIAQERMLEEAMAAIAEDGLAALTMSALAERLGTSGGHILYYFGSKDLLLLAALRWSEAALAEERRALLARRLTAERKLDLFLRLYLPRGPRDPRWMLWIELWARTPANDALREAQRELDRGWQEDLEALLTKGVAQARFAPMVAAEVTARASELLALLDGLSTRVVLGQEQGRDPRPALDAARAAAERLVPRA, encoded by the coding sequence GTGGCAGGGGCAGCACGGCGGCGCGACGGGCACATCGCCCAGGAGCGGATGCTCGAGGAGGCGATGGCGGCCATCGCCGAGGACGGCCTCGCCGCGCTGACCATGTCGGCGCTGGCCGAGCGTCTGGGCACGAGCGGCGGCCACATCCTGTACTACTTCGGCAGCAAGGATCTGCTGCTGCTCGCCGCGCTGCGCTGGAGCGAGGCGGCGCTCGCCGAGGAACGCCGGGCGCTGCTCGCCCGGCGACTGACCGCGGAACGCAAGCTGGACCTGTTCCTGCGGCTCTACCTGCCGCGCGGGCCGCGTGACCCGCGCTGGATGCTCTGGATCGAACTGTGGGCCCGCACCCCGGCGAACGACGCCCTGCGCGAGGCGCAGCGGGAGCTGGACCGCGGCTGGCAGGAGGACCTGGAGGCGCTGCTCACCAAGGGGGTCGCCCAGGCTCGCTTCGCGCCGATGGTCGCCGCGGAGGTGACCGCGCGGGCCTCCGAACTCCTCGCGCTGCTCGACGGGTTGAGCACCCGGGTCGTCCTCGGCCAGGAGCAGGGACGCGACCCCCGCCCGGCGCTCGACGCGGCGCGCGCGGCGGCGGAGCGGCTCGTCCCGAGGGCGTGA
- a CDS encoding dihydrolipoyl dehydrogenase family protein produces MTRAVEHEYDVVVLGAGPVGENVVDRARAAGLSVAAVESELVGGECSYWACMPSKALLRPAIARSDARKVPGLRHLVQGPLDASAVLAHRDYNVSDWKDDGAVDWLASTGARLYRGHGRLSGPRKVAVESPEGEHHLLTARHAVAVCTGSRAALPDLPGLTGARPWTSREATSSHHVPDRLIVVGGGVVAAEMATAWQALGSRVTVLVRGKGLLPRMEPFVGEHVAVALSEGGADVRTGVTVAAVVRDGGTGPVTVVLEGGDRVEGDEVLFATGRTPRTEDIGLETVGLDPGSWLPVDDSLRVTGSDWLYAVGDVNHRALMTHQGKYQARIAGAAIAARAAGVALLETDRWGAHAATADHAAVTQVVFTDPEAASVGLSLAEAERAGHRVRAVDLDLTSVAGAGLYADGYRGHARMVVDLDREIVLGVTFVGPGIGELLHSATIAVAGEVPVERLWHAVPAYPTLSEAWLRLLEAYRDGAERS; encoded by the coding sequence ATGACGCGAGCGGTGGAGCACGAGTACGACGTGGTGGTCCTGGGAGCGGGACCGGTCGGCGAGAACGTGGTGGACCGGGCCCGGGCGGCCGGACTGAGCGTGGCGGCGGTGGAGAGCGAACTGGTCGGCGGCGAGTGCTCGTACTGGGCCTGCATGCCCAGCAAGGCGCTGCTGCGCCCGGCCATCGCCCGCTCCGACGCCCGCAAGGTGCCGGGTCTGCGCCACCTCGTCCAAGGGCCGCTGGACGCGTCGGCGGTCCTCGCCCACCGCGACTACAACGTCTCCGACTGGAAGGACGACGGCGCCGTCGACTGGCTCGCCTCCACCGGCGCCCGCCTCTACCGGGGCCACGGCCGACTGAGCGGCCCCCGCAAGGTCGCCGTCGAGAGTCCCGAGGGCGAACACCACCTCCTCACCGCCCGCCACGCCGTCGCCGTCTGCACCGGAAGCCGCGCGGCGCTGCCCGACCTGCCCGGCCTGACCGGGGCCAGGCCGTGGACCAGCCGCGAGGCCACCAGCTCCCACCACGTCCCGGACCGGCTGATCGTGGTCGGCGGGGGAGTGGTGGCCGCGGAGATGGCGACCGCCTGGCAGGCGCTCGGCTCGCGCGTGACGGTCCTGGTACGGGGCAAGGGGCTGCTGCCCCGCATGGAGCCGTTCGTCGGCGAACACGTCGCCGTCGCGCTCTCCGAGGGCGGCGCGGACGTCCGTACCGGCGTGACCGTCGCAGCGGTGGTACGCGACGGGGGGACGGGACCTGTCACCGTGGTCCTGGAGGGCGGCGACCGGGTGGAGGGCGACGAGGTCCTCTTCGCGACCGGCCGCACCCCGCGCACCGAGGACATCGGCCTGGAGACCGTCGGTCTCGACCCCGGCTCGTGGCTGCCCGTGGACGACAGCCTCCGGGTCACCGGCAGCGACTGGCTGTACGCCGTCGGGGACGTCAACCACCGCGCCTTGATGACCCATCAGGGCAAGTACCAGGCCCGGATCGCCGGGGCGGCGATCGCCGCCCGTGCGGCCGGTGTCGCCCTCCTGGAGACGGACCGCTGGGGCGCGCACGCGGCCACCGCCGACCATGCCGCCGTGACCCAGGTCGTGTTCACCGACCCCGAGGCGGCGTCGGTCGGTCTCTCGCTCGCCGAGGCCGAGCGGGCCGGGCACCGCGTCCGTGCCGTCGATCTGGACCTCACCTCCGTGGCCGGTGCCGGGCTGTACGCCGACGGCTACCGCGGCCACGCGCGCATGGTCGTCGACCTGGACCGCGAGATCGTCCTGGGCGTCACCTTCGTCGGCCCGGGCATCGGCGAACTGCTCCACTCCGCGACCATCGCCGTCGCGGGAGAGGTCCCCGTCGAACGGCTCTGGCACGCCGTCCCGGCGTATCCGACGCTGAGCGAGGCCTGGTTGAGGCTCCTGGAGGCGTACCGGGACGGTGCGGAGAGGTCATGA
- the trxA gene encoding thioredoxin gives MSTVELTKDNFDQIVSDNDFVLIDFWASWCGPCRQFAPVFEAASERHEDLVFAKVDTEAQQELAAAFEIRSIPTLMIVRDNVAVFAQPGALPEAALEDVIGQARKLDMDEVRKSIEAAKQQ, from the coding sequence ATGAGCACTGTCGAGCTCACCAAGGACAACTTCGACCAGATCGTGAGTGACAACGACTTCGTTCTGATCGACTTCTGGGCTTCCTGGTGCGGCCCGTGCCGTCAGTTCGCGCCCGTCTTCGAGGCGGCCTCCGAGCGTCACGAGGACCTGGTCTTCGCCAAGGTCGACACCGAGGCGCAGCAGGAACTGGCCGCCGCGTTCGAGATCCGCTCGATCCCGACGCTGATGATCGTGCGCGACAACGTGGCCGTGTTCGCCCAGCCCGGGGCGCTTCCGGAGGCCGCTCTGGAGGACGTGATCGGACAGGCGCGCAAGCTCGACATGGACGAGGTGCGCAAGTCCATCGAGGCCGCGAAGCAGCAGTGA
- a CDS encoding thiolase family protein, which translates to MSIRDVYIVDAVRTPIGKFGGALSSVRPDDLAAHVVKALVDRAPALDPARIDDVYFGDANGAGEDNRDVARMAVLLAGLPTSVPGVTVNRLCGSGLEAVIQAARAIALGDASVAIAGGVESMSRAPWVLQKPERAFPAGHQQLHSTTLGWRMTNPRMPAEWTVSLGEGAELIADKHALTREQQDAFALASHQKAAEAWAKGLYDGEVVPYGGVDLARDECIRDATSMEALGRLKPSFRPDGGTVTAGNASPLNDGAAALLLVDEEGLRETGREPLARIRASAVSGIEPQLFGLGPVEAVRRALEKAGRSFADLTTFELNEAFAAQSLGCLAEWPELDPEIVNPRGGAIAMGHPLGASGARLAGSVAHQLAAAGSGTGLAALCIGVGQGLALVLER; encoded by the coding sequence ATGAGCATCCGCGACGTCTACATCGTCGACGCCGTCCGCACGCCGATCGGCAAGTTCGGGGGCGCCCTCTCCTCCGTACGGCCCGACGACCTCGCCGCCCACGTGGTCAAGGCCCTCGTCGACCGCGCGCCCGCGCTCGACCCCGCCCGGATCGACGACGTCTACTTCGGCGACGCCAACGGCGCGGGCGAGGACAACCGCGACGTGGCCCGCATGGCCGTCCTGCTCGCGGGCCTCCCCACCTCCGTCCCCGGTGTCACGGTCAACCGTCTGTGCGGCTCCGGTCTGGAGGCGGTCATCCAGGCCGCCCGCGCCATCGCGCTCGGCGACGCCTCCGTGGCGATCGCGGGCGGTGTCGAATCCATGTCCCGCGCCCCCTGGGTCCTGCAGAAGCCCGAACGCGCCTTCCCCGCCGGCCATCAGCAGCTGCACTCCACGACGCTGGGGTGGCGCATGACCAACCCGAGGATGCCCGCCGAGTGGACGGTCTCGCTCGGCGAGGGCGCGGAGCTCATCGCCGACAAGCACGCCCTCACCCGCGAGCAGCAGGACGCCTTCGCCCTGGCCAGCCACCAGAAGGCGGCGGAGGCATGGGCCAAGGGGCTGTACGACGGGGAGGTCGTGCCCTACGGGGGCGTGGACCTCGCCCGTGACGAGTGCATCCGGGACGCCACCTCGATGGAGGCCCTCGGGCGGCTGAAGCCTTCCTTCCGGCCCGACGGCGGTACGGTCACCGCCGGCAACGCCTCGCCGCTGAACGACGGGGCCGCGGCCCTGCTCCTGGTCGACGAGGAGGGCCTGCGGGAGACCGGCCGCGAGCCGCTGGCCCGTATCCGCGCCTCCGCCGTCAGCGGCATCGAGCCGCAGCTCTTCGGGCTCGGCCCGGTCGAGGCTGTCCGGCGCGCGCTGGAGAAGGCGGGACGCTCCTTCGCCGACCTGACGACGTTCGAGCTGAACGAGGCCTTCGCCGCCCAGTCGCTCGGCTGCCTCGCCGAGTGGCCGGAACTCGACCCCGAGATCGTCAATCCGCGGGGCGGCGCCATCGCCATGGGTCACCCGCTGGGCGCCTCCGGCGCGCGGCTCGCCGGCTCGGTGGCCCACCAGCTCGCCGCGGCGGGCTCGGGCACGGGTCTCGCGGCCCTGTGCATCGGCGTCGGCCAAGGCCTGGCGCTCGTCCTGGAGCGCTGA
- a CDS encoding LacI family DNA-binding transcriptional regulator, protein MSQSPKQPAERPVPTSADVARLAGVSRATVSYVLNNTAAVRISEPTRQRVREAAEELGYVPHAAARSLRAGHSRMVLLPTAHVPIGPLYSRFFNELQWALRRLDYTVVQYGSLGLDGDEAARAWAELRPVAVVSLGEVRLTPNGVEILKRSGAKAVITVGPQRVAGTHALVMDQGRVGRVAAEHLVERGRRRIGVVVPEEPGLEMFSGPRLAGARQAVAGTGATVVPLPLRYEEESANELAGRWRELGLDAVFAYNDEYAMLLMRALQDAGISVPAETAIVGADDLLLGRLLRPRLTTVQIDMVIGRHLAELVDSAVRDPEGTPEAKELMASRVVPRESS, encoded by the coding sequence ATGAGCCAGTCACCCAAGCAGCCAGCCGAACGTCCCGTCCCGACCAGTGCCGACGTCGCGCGGCTCGCGGGCGTGTCCAGGGCCACCGTCTCGTACGTGCTGAACAACACGGCAGCTGTACGGATCAGTGAGCCGACCCGTCAGCGGGTGCGGGAGGCGGCCGAGGAGCTGGGGTACGTACCGCACGCCGCGGCCCGCAGTCTGCGCGCCGGCCACAGCCGCATGGTTCTGCTGCCCACCGCGCACGTGCCGATCGGACCCCTCTACAGCCGGTTCTTCAACGAGCTGCAGTGGGCCCTGCGCCGCCTCGACTACACCGTGGTGCAGTACGGCAGCCTCGGCCTGGACGGGGACGAGGCCGCGCGCGCCTGGGCCGAGCTCCGCCCGGTCGCGGTGGTCTCCCTCGGCGAGGTGCGGCTGACGCCGAACGGCGTGGAGATCCTCAAGCGCTCCGGGGCGAAGGCCGTCATCACCGTCGGTCCGCAGCGGGTCGCCGGGACGCACGCCCTGGTCATGGACCAGGGGCGGGTGGGCCGCGTCGCCGCCGAGCACCTGGTCGAGCGGGGCCGGCGCAGGATCGGCGTCGTGGTCCCCGAGGAGCCGGGCCTGGAGATGTTCTCCGGTCCCCGGCTCGCGGGCGCCCGGCAGGCGGTGGCGGGGACCGGCGCCACGGTCGTACCCCTGCCGCTGCGGTACGAGGAGGAGTCGGCGAACGAACTCGCCGGACGCTGGCGCGAGCTGGGCCTCGACGCGGTCTTCGCCTACAACGACGAGTACGCCATGCTGCTGATGCGCGCCCTCCAGGACGCCGGGATCTCGGTGCCCGCGGAGACGGCGATCGTCGGTGCGGACGATCTGCTTCTCGGGCGGCTGCTGCGTCCGCGGCTGACCACGGTCCAGATCGACATGGTGATCGGCAGGCATCTGGCGGAGCTGGTCGACAGCGCGGTACGGGACCCCGAGGGCACCCCGGAGGCGAAGGAGCTGATGGCGTCCCGCGTCGTCCCGCGCGAGTCCAGCTGA
- a CDS encoding MFS transporter, which yields MALSSPGSGTSTGTGTTDAVSPSAPRPTRGLLPLLLTGNTAMYALYVGVPGMLLALQIESIDPANKVANFGLVSGVSAIFATVFNPVAGALSDRSGRRNPWILAGGLLAIPVMFLLGSVHTILLVMIAWCLGQAVMNVYQAALTSVVPDRVPLASRGKASAAVGLGLPIGSTIGALIGAAFAEDYRTGYLVFGVIVAAAAVLFTACAREQRMPAKAPLPVKRQIAAFGSALNDHDFRWAFIGRALLILGYFAVAGFQLYILKDHTDLPAGLTAEEAVALLMPLNAVAMMVSTVLGGWLSDRYDRRKLFVGASAALAAVALVIPAVSTSWAAMLAFSVVNGLGFGCYMAVDTALVTMVLPKAEDAARDMGVLNIANAGPQIVAPFVASLIVSLSGGYTALFLVAAVLSVLGAVAVRPIRTVR from the coding sequence GTGGCCCTTTCCTCCCCCGGCTCCGGCACTAGCACCGGCACCGGCACGACCGACGCCGTCTCCCCCTCGGCTCCCCGGCCCACGCGCGGGCTGCTGCCCCTGCTCCTCACCGGGAACACGGCGATGTACGCGCTGTACGTCGGCGTCCCCGGCATGCTCCTCGCCCTGCAGATCGAGTCCATCGACCCCGCGAACAAGGTGGCCAACTTCGGGCTGGTTTCCGGTGTATCCGCCATCTTCGCCACCGTCTTCAACCCCGTCGCCGGGGCCCTCTCGGACCGTTCGGGGCGCCGCAACCCCTGGATCCTGGCGGGCGGTCTGCTCGCGATACCCGTGATGTTCCTGCTCGGCAGCGTGCACACGATCCTGCTGGTGATGATCGCCTGGTGTCTGGGCCAGGCCGTCATGAACGTCTACCAGGCCGCCCTCACCTCGGTCGTGCCCGACCGGGTGCCCCTGGCCTCGCGCGGCAAGGCCTCGGCCGCCGTCGGGCTCGGCCTGCCCATCGGCTCCACCATTGGCGCGCTGATCGGCGCGGCGTTCGCGGAGGACTACCGCACCGGCTACCTGGTCTTCGGCGTGATCGTGGCGGCCGCCGCCGTCCTGTTCACCGCCTGCGCCCGCGAGCAGCGGATGCCCGCCAAGGCGCCGCTGCCGGTCAAGCGGCAGATCGCCGCCTTCGGCAGCGCCCTGAACGACCACGACTTCCGCTGGGCGTTCATCGGCCGCGCGCTGCTGATCCTCGGCTACTTCGCCGTCGCCGGCTTCCAGCTGTACATCCTCAAGGACCACACCGACCTGCCGGCCGGGCTCACCGCCGAGGAGGCGGTGGCGCTCCTGATGCCCCTCAACGCGGTCGCCATGATGGTCTCCACCGTGCTGGGCGGCTGGCTCTCCGACCGCTACGACCGTCGCAAGCTCTTCGTCGGCGCCTCCGCCGCGCTCGCCGCCGTCGCGCTCGTCATCCCGGCCGTCTCGACGAGCTGGGCCGCAATGCTCGCCTTCTCGGTCGTCAACGGCCTGGGTTTCGGCTGCTACATGGCCGTGGACACGGCGCTGGTCACCATGGTGCTGCCGAAGGCCGAGGACGCGGCGCGCGACATGGGTGTGCTCAACATCGCCAACGCGGGACCGCAGATCGTCGCCCCGTTCGTCGCCTCGCTCATCGTCTCGCTGAGTGGCGGATACACGGCCCTGTTCCTGGTCGCGGCCGTACTGTCGGTCCTCGGGGCCGTCGCGGTGCGCCCGATCCGTACCGTTCGCTGA
- a CDS encoding alpha/beta fold hydrolase, with translation MQLHTTTWGEGERVALLIHGIMADHRTWRRVGPVLAERGYRVVAVDLRGHGASGRAAAPSGYTPQDYADDLVETLPAGAELAIGHSLGGLTLATAVERLAPRRAVYVDPAWHLPSGPGGYQPELFTQAKSLTRDHIRQFNPRWEDEDLDIEVDSVRRWDERSAHGLLPFTGKDLWPARAVVPSLLMLADPSMLVAPERARMLEERGFELRTVAGAGHTIHRDDFDGFMTALQGWI, from the coding sequence GTGCAGCTGCACACCACCACCTGGGGAGAAGGCGAGCGAGTCGCACTCCTGATCCACGGCATCATGGCCGACCACCGCACCTGGCGGCGGGTCGGACCGGTGCTCGCGGAGCGCGGCTACCGGGTGGTGGCCGTGGATCTGCGCGGCCACGGCGCCAGCGGCCGGGCCGCGGCCCCTTCGGGGTACACGCCTCAGGACTACGCCGACGATCTGGTCGAAACCCTGCCCGCCGGGGCCGAGTTGGCGATCGGCCACTCTCTCGGCGGACTGACCCTGGCCACCGCGGTGGAGCGGCTCGCCCCGCGCCGGGCCGTGTACGTGGACCCGGCCTGGCATCTGCCCTCGGGCCCGGGCGGCTACCAGCCGGAGCTGTTCACCCAGGCCAAGTCGCTGACCCGGGACCACATACGGCAGTTCAACCCGCGATGGGAGGACGAGGACCTGGACATCGAGGTCGACTCCGTACGCCGGTGGGACGAGCGGTCGGCACACGGCCTGCTGCCGTTCACGGGCAAGGACCTGTGGCCGGCCCGCGCGGTGGTGCCCTCGCTGCTGATGCTCGCCGACCCGAGCATGCTGGTGGCTCCGGAGCGGGCGCGGATGCTCGAGGAACGCGGCTTCGAACTCCGTACGGTCGCCGGCGCGGGGCACACGATCCACCGGGACGACTTCGACGGGTTCATGACCGCCCTGCAGGGCTGGATCTGA
- the egtA gene encoding ergothioneine biosynthesis glutamate--cysteine ligase EgtA: MSSSGISRSGPALTEDEAEDLLRCICFKTGPPRTVGAEVEWLVHELRDPRLPVPADRLASAVDTVRSLPLASALTFEPGGQLELSSPPALSLMSCVDTLAADLRAVREALAPLGLSLSGYGVDPWNAPRDRLLHEPRYDAMETVLDRSGPAGRAMMCDSASVQICLDAGHEEPGPLGYHRRWQLAHLLGAVLVAAFANSPVHGGRLTGWRSTRQALWTDLDPARALAPAPDGEPRAAWAAHVLDTPVMCVRGEETPWAVPEGLTFREWLRTGHPRPAREDDLHYHLTTLFPPVRPRGHLELRMIDAQSGPDGWIVPVAVTTALFEDPEAAETVYRAVKPLGERAGFQAPPRNPLWLAAARDGLTDPDLHAAALVAFPAALEALPRIGASPAVRQAVAAFHERHVVPGRCPADELADEFQEVAS; the protein is encoded by the coding sequence ATGTCGTCGAGCGGCATATCGCGGAGCGGTCCGGCCCTCACCGAGGACGAAGCCGAGGACCTGCTGCGATGTATCTGCTTCAAGACGGGCCCGCCCCGCACGGTCGGGGCGGAGGTGGAATGGCTCGTCCACGAGCTGCGTGACCCGCGGCTTCCCGTCCCGGCCGACCGCCTGGCCTCGGCCGTCGACACCGTACGGTCGCTGCCGCTGGCCTCGGCACTGACCTTCGAACCCGGCGGACAGCTGGAGCTCAGCTCGCCGCCCGCCCTCTCGCTCATGAGCTGCGTCGACACCCTCGCGGCCGATCTCCGCGCGGTGCGCGAGGCGCTCGCCCCTCTCGGACTCTCCCTCAGCGGCTACGGGGTCGACCCCTGGAACGCGCCGCGCGACCGGCTTCTGCACGAGCCCCGGTACGACGCGATGGAGACCGTTCTCGACCGTTCGGGCCCCGCCGGCCGAGCCATGATGTGCGACTCGGCATCCGTGCAGATCTGCCTCGACGCCGGTCACGAGGAGCCGGGGCCGCTCGGCTACCACCGCCGCTGGCAACTGGCCCATCTGCTGGGCGCCGTACTGGTGGCGGCCTTCGCCAACTCCCCCGTCCACGGCGGCCGTCTGACCGGCTGGCGCTCGACCCGGCAGGCGCTGTGGACCGATCTCGACCCGGCACGGGCGCTCGCCCCCGCGCCGGACGGCGAGCCCCGTGCGGCCTGGGCCGCGCACGTCCTTGACACACCGGTGATGTGCGTACGCGGCGAGGAGACGCCGTGGGCCGTGCCGGAGGGGCTGACCTTCCGGGAGTGGCTGCGCACCGGGCACCCCCGCCCGGCCCGCGAGGACGATCTGCACTACCACCTGACCACACTCTTCCCGCCGGTGCGGCCGCGCGGGCATCTGGAGCTGCGGATGATCGACGCTCAGTCCGGCCCGGACGGCTGGATCGTGCCGGTGGCCGTGACCACGGCGCTCTTCGAGGATCCGGAGGCCGCCGAGACGGTCTACCGGGCCGTGAAACCGCTGGGCGAGCGGGCCGGTTTCCAGGCGCCGCCGCGCAATCCGCTCTGGCTGGCCGCGGCCAGGGACGGGCTCACGGACCCCGATCTGCACGCCGCCGCCCTGGTGGCGTTCCCGGCCGCCCTCGAGGCGCTCCCCCGGATCGGGGCGAGCCCCGCGGTCCGGCAGGCGGTGGCCGCCTTCCACGAACGCCATGTCGTGCCCGGCCGCTGTCCCGCCGACGAACTCGCCGACGAATTCCAGGAGGTGGCGTCGTGA
- the egtB gene encoding ergothioneine biosynthesis protein EgtB, which produces MALRRRALDALTTARERTALLTSCVEDDELTAQHSPLMSPLVWDLAHIGNQEEQWLWRAVAGRDALRPEIDSIYDAFEHPRATRPALPLLPPAEARAYASDVRGRVLDVLERTPLEGRPLVEAAFAFGMIAQHEQQHDETMLITHQLRKGPAALSAPPPPATETGRLPTEVLVPGGPFTMGTSDEAWALDNERPAHTRVVPAFFIDTVPVTNGAYMAFVADGGYTDERWWQAEGWARIRQHDIGAPLFWRRSGGQWLRRRFGVTEPVPEDEPVVHVSWYEADAYARWAGRRLPTETEWEKAARHDPATGRSRRYPWGDADPAPVHANLGQRHLRPAPAGSYPEGASPLGVRQLIGDVWEWTSSDFLPYPGFTAFPYKEYSEVFFGPAHKVLRGGSFAVDAVACRGTFRNWDLPVRRQIFSGFRTARDAELS; this is translated from the coding sequence ATGGCTCTGCGCCGGCGGGCGCTCGACGCGCTCACCACCGCGCGCGAGCGCACCGCGCTGCTCACCTCCTGCGTCGAGGACGACGAACTCACCGCTCAGCACTCTCCCTTGATGTCCCCGCTGGTGTGGGACCTGGCGCACATCGGCAACCAGGAGGAGCAGTGGCTGTGGCGGGCCGTCGCCGGACGGGACGCCCTGCGCCCGGAGATCGACTCGATCTACGACGCCTTCGAGCACCCCCGCGCCACCCGCCCCGCCCTGCCCCTGCTGCCGCCGGCCGAGGCCCGCGCCTACGCGTCCGACGTACGCGGCCGGGTCCTGGACGTCCTGGAGCGGACGCCGCTGGAGGGCCGCCCGCTGGTCGAGGCCGCGTTCGCCTTCGGGATGATCGCCCAGCACGAACAGCAGCACGACGAGACCATGCTGATCACCCATCAGCTGCGCAAGGGGCCGGCCGCGCTGAGCGCTCCCCCGCCGCCGGCGACGGAGACCGGCCGCCTTCCGACCGAAGTCCTGGTCCCTGGTGGCCCGTTCACCATGGGAACGTCCGACGAGGCGTGGGCGCTGGACAACGAGCGTCCGGCGCACACCCGGGTCGTGCCGGCGTTCTTCATCGACACCGTCCCCGTCACCAACGGCGCGTACATGGCGTTCGTCGCGGACGGCGGCTACACGGACGAACGCTGGTGGCAGGCGGAGGGCTGGGCGCGGATCCGGCAGCACGACATCGGCGCGCCGCTGTTCTGGCGCCGCTCGGGCGGCCAGTGGCTGCGTCGCCGCTTCGGCGTCACGGAGCCGGTGCCCGAGGACGAGCCGGTGGTGCACGTCAGCTGGTACGAGGCGGACGCCTACGCCCGCTGGGCCGGGCGCAGGCTCCCCACGGAGACGGAGTGGGAGAAGGCGGCCCGGCACGATCCGGCGACCGGACGTTCGCGCCGCTACCCCTGGGGTGACGCCGACCCCGCGCCCGTGCACGCCAATCTCGGCCAGCGACATCTGCGGCCGGCCCCGGCCGGAAGCTACCCGGAGGGCGCTTCGCCGCTCGGGGTACGGCAGTTGATCGGGGATGTGTGGGAGTGGACGTCCAGCGACTTCCTGCCGTATCCGGGGTTCACGGCCTTCCCGTACAAGGAGTACTCGGAGGTGTTCTTCGGGCCCGCGCACAAGGTGCTGCGCGGCGGGTCCTTCGCGGTCGACGCGGTGGCCTGCCGGGGCACGTTCCGCAACTGGGACCTGCCGGTGCGCCGGCAGATCTTCTCCGGTTTCCGGACCGCACGGGACGCGGAGCTCTCCTGA